In Eucalyptus grandis isolate ANBG69807.140 chromosome 4, ASM1654582v1, whole genome shotgun sequence, the following proteins share a genomic window:
- the LOC104441203 gene encoding monothiol glutaredoxin-S15, mitochondrial isoform X2, producing the protein MARALSNHLLKGITGSPAGCSNRMVSALSIQRGMRYSTTVPNDPDTHDDFKPMDKFQDSTTSLKDVVEQDVKENPVMIYMKGVPEFPQCGFSSLAVRVLKHYNVPLSARNILENAELKSAVKAFSHWPTFPQIFIKGEFIGGSDIILSMHQSGELKEKIKDIAANQEKSA; encoded by the exons ATGGCAAGAGCCTTATCGAATCATCTCCTCAAGGGCATTACAGGGTCCCCAGCAGGATGCTCTAATAGAATG GTATCTGCATTGTCTATTCAAAGAGGAATGAGATACTCTACAACTGTACCAAATGACCCTGACACACATGATGACTTCAAACCTATGGATAAGTTTCAGGACTCTACCACTTCTTTAAAGGATGTTGTTGAACAG GATGTCAAGGAAAATCCTGTGATGATATACATGAAAGGGGTCCCTGAGTTTCCGCAGTGTGGGTTCAGCTCTCTAGCTGTAAGAGTATTGAAACATTACA ATGTTCCATTAAGTGCTAggaatattttggaaaatgcagAGCTGAAAAGTGCTGTGAAAGCTTTCAG CCACTGGCCTACTTTCCCCCAGATATTCATCAAGGGGGAGTTCATTGGAGGTTCTGATATTATTTTGAGTATGCACCAA AGTGGAGAGCTAAAGGAGAAGATCAAGGATATTGCAGCCAACCAGGAAAAGTCTGCTTAA
- the LOC104441201 gene encoding pentatricopeptide repeat-containing protein At2g35130, producing the protein MQETWVLPCTLFKCIIARPRLHDNSFKWRVSSSSEKGDSLDNFKRDSFYFDKRGKLRRFDHKKVSRKKGGSLRSQGWKYGSGFVDGIFPVLSPSAQQILSFVMEENDANRVNACLDTLPPTHATWDDVINVAVQLRLNKKWYPIILIGEWLLHRSSFQPDVICYNLLIDAYGHKSMNQKAESTYLQLLEARCVPTEDTYALLLKAYCTCGLLEKAEAVFAEMRKYGLPPSAAVYNAYIDGLMKGGKPEKAIKIFDRMKRESCQPTTETYTMLINLFGKASKSYMALKMFNEMRSQRCKPNICTYTVLINAFAREGLCEKAEEIFEQLQEAGHEPDVYAYNALMEAYSRAGYPYGAAEIFSLMQHMGCEPDRASFNIMVDAYGRSGLYKDAESVFEDMKRLGIVPTMKSHMLLLCAYSKSGNVAKCEDIVRQMQQSGLEPDTHVLNNMLNLYGRLGQFEKMEEVLNAMETGPYVADITTYNTLINAYARAGYLEKVEELFQMIPIKRLRPDVVTWTSRLGAYSRKKLYKRCLDIFEEMIDSGCFPDGGTAKVLLSACSSEDQREQVTAVIRTMHKSMRTALPV; encoded by the exons ATGCAAGAAACTTGGGTTCTTCCTTGCACATTATTCAAATGCATTATCGCGAGGCCGAGGCTTCATGACAACAGCTTCAAATGGAGAGTATCAAGTAGCTCGGAGAAAGGCGATTCTCTTGACAATTTTAAGAGGGACAGCTTTTACTTCGATAAGCGTGGCAAATTGAGGAGATTCGATCACAAAAAGGTCTCCAGGAAAAAGG GTGGGTCTTTGAGAAGCCAAGGTTGGAAGTACGGCTCTGGGTTTGTGGATGGGATATTCCCAGTTCTGAGTCCTAGTGCTCAGCAAATTCTGAGCTTCGTTATGGAGGAAAATGATGCTAACAGGGTCAATGCTTGTCTTGATACTCTCCCTCCAACTCATGCCACTTGGGATGATGTCATAAATGTAGCTGTTCAACTTCGTTTGAATAAGAAATGGTACCCAATAATCCTG ATAGGTGAGTGGTTACTGCATAGGAGCTCCTTCCAGCCAGATGTAATCTGCTACAATTTATTGATAGATGCTTACGGACACAAGTCAATGAATCAGAAGGCAGAAAGCACGTATTTGCAACTTCTTGAAGCTCGGTGTGTTCCTACTGAGGATACATATGCCCTTCTTCTGAAAGCCTACTGTACATGTGGCTTGCTAGAGAAAGCCGAGGCTGTCTTTGCGGAGATGAGAAAATATGGCCTTCCTCCAA GTGCTGCTGTGTATAATGCATACATTGATGGGCTAATGAAGGGAGGAAAGCCTGAAAAGGCAATCAAGATCTTTGATAGGATGAAGAGAGAGTCTTGCCAACCAACGACTGAGACATACACCATGCTAATCAACTTGTTTGGAAAG GCAAGTAAATCCTATATGGCCTTAAAGATGTTCAATGAAATGAGAAGTCAAAGGTGTAAGCCAAATATCTGCACATATACCGTTCTCATCAATGCATTTGCAAGGGAGGGGCTATGTGAAAAAGCAGAAGAGATATTTGAGCAGCTGCAGGAAGCTGGGCATGAGCCAGATGTTTATGCTTATAATGCACTCATGGAAGCTTACAG CCGTGCAGGTTATCCCTATGGTGCAGCAGAAATCTTCTCACTCATGCAGCACATGGGCTGTGAACCTGACAGGGCTTCATTCAATATTATGGTAGATGCATATGGGAGATCAGGTCTTTATAAAG ATGCAGAATCTGTTTTTGAAGACATGAAGCGACTAGGGATAGTCCCCACGATGAAATCACACATGCTACTTTTATGTGCTTACTCGAAAAGTGGCAACGTAGCTAAGTGTGAGGACATCGTAAGACAGATGCAGCAATCTGGGCTCGAGCCAGATACTCACGTCCTCAACAACATGTTGAACCTCTATGGTCGATTAGGACAATTTGAAAAGATGGAGGAAGTGTTGAATGCAATGGAAACTGGGCCATATGTAGCCGATATAACCACTTATAATACACTGATTAATGCATATGCACGAGCAGGGTATTTGGAAAAAGTCGAGGAGCTTTTCCAGATGATTCCTATCAAAAGGTTACGGCCGGATGTCGTGACGTGGACGTCTCGACTTGGAGCATACTCAAGAAAGAAGCTATACAAAAGATGTTTAGACATTTTTGAGGAAATGATTGATTCTGGTTGTTTCCCGGATGGAGGAACTGCGAAAGTGCTGCTTTCGGCATGTTCGAGTGAAGATCAGAGAGAGCAGGTCACCGCTGTCATCAGAACCATGCACAAGAGCATGAGAACTGCTTTGCCTGTATAA
- the LOC104441202 gene encoding glycine cleavage system H protein 2, mitochondrial: MASSRLLWASRAASYLRISVFHRGFSTVLKDLKYADSHEWVKIEGASATVGITDHAQDHLGDVVYIELPEVGAAVAQGSSFGAVESVKATSDIYSPISGKVVEVNEELNKSPGLVNSSPYEDGWIIKLEAKDANEVNNLMGADDYSKFCEEEDAKH, translated from the exons ATGGCGTCGTCGAGGTTGTTGTGGGCGTCAAGAGCAGCCTCGTACCTCAGGATCTCGGTGTTCCACAGAGGATTTTCCACag TTCTCAAGGATCTCAAGTACGCTGATTCTCATGAGTGGGTGAAAATTGAAGGCGCTTCTGCAACTGTTGGCATAACCGATCATGCGCAAGACCATTTGGGAGATGTTGTGTACATTGAATTGCCGGAAGTAGGGGCTGCGGTTGCACAAGGCAGCAGCTTTGGCGCGGTTGAGAGCGTCAAGGCCACCAGCGATATATACTCCCCCATTTCAGGGAAAGTCGTTGAAGTCAATGAAGAGCTCAACAAATCTCCCGGTCTA GTTAACTCGAGCCCATATGAGGACGGGTGGATTATAAAGCTCGAGGCGAAAGACGCGAACGAAGTGAACAACCTGATGGGGGCCGATGACTACTCAAAGTTctgcgaagaagaagatgcaaagCATTAA
- the LOC104441203 gene encoding monothiol glutaredoxin-S15, mitochondrial isoform X1: MARALSNHLLKGITGSPAGCSNRMVSALSIQRGMRYSTTVPNDPDTHDDFKPMDKFQDSTTSLKDVVEQDVKENPVMIYMKGVPEFPQCGFSSLAVRVLKHYNVPLSARNILENAELKSAVKAFSHWPTFPQIFIKGEFIGGSDIILKWRAKGEDQGYCSQPGKVCLSNTWLIREKRKFGVGLVFLQPLPFF, from the exons ATGGCAAGAGCCTTATCGAATCATCTCCTCAAGGGCATTACAGGGTCCCCAGCAGGATGCTCTAATAGAATG GTATCTGCATTGTCTATTCAAAGAGGAATGAGATACTCTACAACTGTACCAAATGACCCTGACACACATGATGACTTCAAACCTATGGATAAGTTTCAGGACTCTACCACTTCTTTAAAGGATGTTGTTGAACAG GATGTCAAGGAAAATCCTGTGATGATATACATGAAAGGGGTCCCTGAGTTTCCGCAGTGTGGGTTCAGCTCTCTAGCTGTAAGAGTATTGAAACATTACA ATGTTCCATTAAGTGCTAggaatattttggaaaatgcagAGCTGAAAAGTGCTGTGAAAGCTTTCAG CCACTGGCCTACTTTCCCCCAGATATTCATCAAGGGGGAGTTCATTGGAGGTTCTGATATTATTTTGA AGTGGAGAGCTAAAGGAGAAGATCAAGGATATTGCAGCCAACCAGGAAAAGTCTGCTTAAGTAATACATGGCTGAttagagagaaaaggaaatttggGGTGGGTTTGGTTTTCCTTCAACCATTGCCGTTCTTCTAG